The following proteins come from a genomic window of Yinghuangia sp. ASG 101:
- a CDS encoding winged helix-turn-helix transcriptional regulator — MSRRNIRVTEPTEVTQACQVLDVLNRVSGKWSISVLMEVHHAPVRFTELERAIHGISRRMLTLTLRSLERDGLLTRTVYPTVPPKVEYEATAMARELYEYLAGLTAWAERHEPAMRASRQAYDLGVD, encoded by the coding sequence ATGTCACGGCGGAACATCCGTGTAACGGAGCCGACCGAGGTCACCCAAGCGTGCCAGGTGCTCGATGTACTGAATCGGGTGAGTGGCAAGTGGAGCATCAGCGTCCTCATGGAGGTTCATCACGCACCTGTGCGCTTCACCGAGTTGGAGCGGGCGATTCACGGCATAAGCCGCCGGATGCTCACCCTGACACTGCGCAGCTTGGAACGCGACGGTCTGTTGACGCGCACGGTGTATCCGACGGTGCCGCCGAAAGTGGAGTACGAGGCGACCGCGATGGCACGGGAGTTGTACGAGTACCTGGCAGGACTCACCGCATGGGCCGAGCGGCACGAGCCGGCGATGAGGGCCTCACGGCAGGCGTACGATCTGGGGGTTGATTGA
- a CDS encoding PPOX class F420-dependent oxidoreductase, with product MFTTLDESTRRLLDGRNFATVSTLDADGGPQASVVWYQRDGDTVAFSSTEDRAKVRNLRRDPRVSITVFAMDNPYHSVELRGTAEIVPDPAKELPLALSFRYLGEAPPPEPDEIVRVIVRVTPTKVNRFAV from the coding sequence ATGTTCACGACGCTCGACGAGTCGACGCGCAGGCTGCTTGACGGCAGGAACTTCGCCACCGTGTCGACGCTCGACGCCGATGGCGGTCCCCAAGCCTCGGTGGTCTGGTATCAGCGCGATGGCGACACGGTTGCGTTCTCGTCGACCGAAGACCGGGCGAAGGTACGCAACCTCCGTCGCGACCCCCGCGTCAGCATCACGGTCTTCGCCATGGACAACCCCTATCACTCGGTCGAACTCCGGGGCACCGCAGAGATCGTCCCGGACCCGGCGAAGGAACTGCCGCTGGCGCTTTCGTTCAGGTACCTCGGTGAGGCGCCGCCACCGGAGCCCGACGAGATCGTGCGGGTGATCGTCCGCGTGACGCCGACCAAGGTGAACAGGTTCGCGGTCTGA
- a CDS encoding AraC family transcriptional regulator, whose protein sequence is MSTMTYDRDGTASLSGGSPIPTTGRILYEGSDLREIHRQVSTHLAPHHLLLESASPLAAHFRLVHRGEVSLYVLAYGTDIEVIAGAGEFYQVHLAHTGGGALVVNDRQVPFSAAITGPGDRVTQQWAADTVALIARIPQRVVDMAVAKQLGHRPLCPVRFAVEIDETVPLSRRWLALATDFSEAAAVGMLHRSRFIQMHFEQMLVHGLLFGQRHNLSADLIQPTALPMALRLALDFCKTHVRDDLTVADIAEAAQTSIRRLQELFRKHLKTTPLTFLRRLRLAHAHDDLVALAAGEAEGSVTEVATRWGFTHLGRFGVLYRQVYGTVPSRTARYGAPAPHDRPPYM, encoded by the coding sequence ATGTCCACCATGACATATGACCGCGACGGAACGGCGTCCCTGTCGGGGGGATCGCCAATTCCCACCACCGGGCGCATTCTTTACGAGGGGTCCGATCTCCGAGAGATCCACCGGCAGGTCTCGACGCATCTCGCCCCGCACCACCTGCTGCTCGAGTCCGCGTCCCCGCTCGCGGCCCACTTCCGCCTCGTGCACCGCGGCGAGGTGTCGTTGTACGTCCTCGCGTACGGCACCGACATCGAAGTCATCGCCGGCGCGGGCGAGTTCTACCAGGTGCACTTGGCCCACACGGGCGGAGGCGCGTTAGTCGTCAACGACCGGCAGGTGCCGTTCTCCGCGGCCATCACCGGGCCCGGGGACCGCGTCACCCAGCAGTGGGCGGCCGACACCGTCGCGCTGATCGCCCGCATCCCGCAACGGGTCGTCGACATGGCGGTCGCGAAGCAGCTCGGCCACCGTCCTTTGTGCCCCGTGCGGTTCGCCGTCGAGATCGACGAGACCGTGCCGCTGTCGCGCCGATGGCTGGCCCTGGCCACGGACTTCAGCGAGGCCGCCGCGGTGGGCATGCTCCACCGCTCGCGCTTCATCCAGATGCACTTCGAGCAAATGCTGGTGCACGGCCTGTTGTTCGGCCAGCGGCACAATCTCTCCGCCGACCTGATCCAGCCCACGGCCCTGCCGATGGCGCTGCGCCTGGCCCTGGACTTCTGCAAGACGCACGTCCGCGATGACTTGACCGTCGCCGACATCGCCGAGGCCGCGCAGACGAGCATCCGCCGCCTGCAGGAGCTGTTCCGCAAGCACCTGAAGACGACGCCGCTGACGTTCCTGCGGCGCCTGAGACTGGCACACGCACACGACGACCTGGTCGCGCTCGCCGCCGGGGAGGCCGAGGGCAGCGTCACCGAGGTGGCCACGCGTTGGGGTTTCACCCACCTGGGCCGGTTCGGCGTCCTCTACCGGCAGGTGTACGGCACCGTGCCCTCCCGGACGGCCCGGTACGGCGCGCCGGCGCCGCACGATCGGCCCCCGTACATGTGA
- a CDS encoding SDR family NAD(P)-dependent oxidoreductase, whose product MTVRTSGTTALATGASGGIGAEFAGQLACRGHDLVLVARSAERLEEVAGALRGEHGVRVHVMVRDLAEADAPGRIAAELSARGIAVDLLVNNAGFGTAGRFEEIPAGEDHRQVMVNVASVVGLTRVIAPGMVERGRGGIVNVSSTAGLQPSPYFAVYGAGKAFLLNFSLALRAEYRRRGVRVVALCPGPTRTRFFDRMGEKAAIGGRFMSPEAVVRAGLRGLDRDLAYVVPGFANSVSAHLTPRRPRRFVAAVSERVTRSVLDTPPGGQQPSV is encoded by the coding sequence ATGACGGTGCGAACAAGCGGGACGACTGCTCTGGCGACCGGTGCGTCCGGTGGGATTGGTGCGGAGTTTGCCGGGCAACTGGCGTGTCGTGGGCATGATTTGGTTCTTGTCGCGCGGTCGGCGGAGCGTTTGGAGGAGGTGGCGGGCGCGTTGCGGGGTGAGCACGGTGTGCGGGTGCATGTGATGGTGCGGGACTTGGCGGAGGCGGACGCGCCGGGGCGGATCGCCGCCGAGCTCTCCGCGCGTGGCATCGCGGTCGACCTGCTGGTGAACAACGCCGGGTTCGGAACCGCCGGACGTTTCGAGGAGATTCCGGCCGGCGAGGACCACCGGCAGGTGATGGTCAACGTCGCGAGCGTGGTCGGGCTCACGCGCGTGATCGCCCCCGGCATGGTCGAGCGCGGGCGCGGCGGGATCGTGAATGTCAGTTCGACCGCGGGGCTGCAACCGTCCCCGTACTTCGCCGTGTACGGGGCGGGCAAGGCGTTCCTGCTCAACTTCAGCCTGGCCCTGCGTGCCGAATACCGTCGCCGTGGTGTGAGGGTCGTCGCGTTGTGCCCCGGGCCCACCCGCACGCGGTTCTTCGATCGGATGGGCGAAAAGGCCGCGATCGGCGGCCGGTTCATGAGTCCGGAGGCCGTCGTGCGGGCGGGGCTGCGCGGCCTGGATCGGGATCTGGCCTACGTGGTACCGGGGTTCGCCAACAGCGTGAGCGCGCACTTGACCCCGCGGCGCCCGCGGCGCTTCGTGGCGGCCGTCTCCGAGCGGGTCACGAGGTCGGTCCTCGACACCCCGCCGGGCGGGCAACAGCCAAGCGTCTGA
- a CDS encoding MerR family transcriptional regulator codes for MRISALSAASGVPTPTIKYYLREGLLPAGEPTGRNQAQYGPHHLHRLRLIRALLDVGGLSVASAKDTLAALDDPDKSVHKVLGSMQYALPTAATSPGDDASRQAEREVDALFERRRWSAELKGNPAREALVSAVAAFIQLGQEDYLALLDHYADAASVVADAEIAFVSRREDLAHLVESAAVATVLGDAVFCTLRRLAQEHTSQQYFAPGPGDDQDTEAPEG; via the coding sequence TTGCGCATCTCGGCCCTTAGTGCCGCCAGCGGCGTCCCCACGCCCACCATCAAGTACTACCTGCGGGAAGGGCTCCTGCCCGCCGGCGAGCCGACCGGTCGCAATCAGGCCCAGTACGGGCCGCACCACCTGCACCGCCTTCGCCTCATCCGCGCCCTGCTCGACGTCGGCGGGCTGTCGGTCGCGAGCGCCAAGGACACACTTGCCGCCCTCGATGATCCGGACAAGTCGGTGCACAAGGTCCTCGGCTCCATGCAGTACGCGCTGCCGACCGCGGCCACGTCCCCCGGCGACGATGCGAGCCGTCAGGCGGAGCGCGAGGTCGACGCCTTGTTCGAACGGCGCCGCTGGAGTGCCGAACTGAAGGGCAACCCGGCCCGCGAGGCTCTGGTCAGTGCCGTGGCCGCGTTCATCCAACTGGGGCAGGAGGACTACCTGGCTCTGCTGGACCACTACGCGGACGCGGCGTCCGTGGTCGCCGACGCCGAGATCGCGTTCGTCTCGCGGCGCGAGGACCTGGCCCACCTCGTGGAGTCAGCGGCCGTCGCCACGGTGCTCGGCGACGCTGTCTTCTGCACGCTGCGGCGCCTGGCCCAGGAACATACCTCGCAGCAGTACTTCGCCCCCGGACCAGGGGACGACCAGGACACCGAGGCGCCCGAAGGCTGA
- a CDS encoding helix-turn-helix domain-containing protein → MLLDGDTYAARRMAEVLTPALAENVRVHVVTPKPGAARQALLSHLRTTCTRSWVALPPSDDELVVVIEPVSDRQVAMSAQVRSHTEVLTQASSGGRVGSSPAVPLSHVASGYADAVHALRTRPTAQERATTADPALLLPPEAWRWVAHLLGPLIHHAPQRTSSPDSPELINTLRVWLDSPRHAGKRLYVHRNTMARRLSRIQDLLHMDLSHLATRAQLAVALALFDRIRPTTAPGPKPATTASFDDLLKSPALRDWAVARLRLLTGIGGAGDPVHTVATWLAHGARPSPTADALGISPTALRKRFIRIETALGSEIFRHPSTQYRWWLAFTAYAPE, encoded by the coding sequence TTGTTGCTCGACGGCGACACCTACGCCGCCCGCCGGATGGCCGAGGTGCTCACGCCCGCACTCGCCGAGAACGTACGGGTTCATGTCGTCACCCCCAAACCCGGAGCCGCGAGGCAGGCACTCCTGTCACACCTGCGCACCACATGTACGCGCTCCTGGGTGGCACTGCCGCCCTCCGACGACGAGTTGGTCGTGGTGATCGAGCCCGTCTCCGACCGTCAGGTGGCGATGTCAGCCCAAGTCCGCTCGCACACCGAGGTGTTGACCCAGGCGTCATCGGGGGGCCGGGTGGGTTCGAGTCCGGCGGTGCCGTTGTCCCATGTGGCGAGTGGGTACGCCGACGCGGTACACGCCCTGCGCACACGGCCGACCGCCCAAGAGCGCGCGACCACCGCCGACCCGGCCCTGCTGCTGCCCCCGGAGGCCTGGCGTTGGGTGGCACATCTCCTGGGGCCGCTGATCCACCACGCTCCGCAGCGCACATCGTCGCCGGATTCCCCGGAACTCATCAACACCCTGCGCGTCTGGCTGGACAGCCCACGGCATGCCGGCAAACGGCTGTACGTCCACCGCAACACCATGGCCAGGCGCCTGTCCCGCATCCAAGACCTCCTGCACATGGACCTGTCCCACCTCGCCACCCGCGCCCAACTCGCCGTCGCCCTGGCACTCTTCGACCGAATCCGACCCACCACAGCGCCGGGCCCCAAGCCCGCGACGACAGCATCGTTCGACGACCTTCTGAAGAGTCCGGCCCTCCGAGACTGGGCCGTGGCACGGCTCCGCCTCCTGACAGGCATCGGCGGAGCCGGCGACCCGGTGCACACCGTCGCCACATGGCTCGCACACGGCGCCCGCCCATCACCCACCGCCGACGCCCTGGGCATCTCGCCCACAGCCTTGAGGAAACGTTTCATCCGCATCGAGACCGCGCTCGGCAGCGAGATTTTCCGCCACCCATCCACCCAATACCGCTGGTGGCTCGCCTTCACGGCATACGCACCCGAATAG